The genome window TCGCGACGATCATCTCGCGCATCGCCATGATGCGGTCGGTGTCGAAGAACATGTGTTCGGTGCGGCAAAGGCCGATGCCCTCAGCGCCGAACTTGCGCGCCTGCTCGGCATCGCGCGGGGTGTCTGCGTTGGTGCGCACCTTCATGCGGCGTACGACGTCAGCCCATTCCATGAGCTTGGCGAAGTCGCCCGTGAGTTCCGGCTGACGCATCGCAACTTCACCCTGGATCACCTGACCCGTCGAGCCGTCGATGGTGATGATGTCGCCTTCCTTCAGCGTGACGCCCGAGGCCGTCACCGTCTTGAGTTCGGCGTTGATGCGGAGCGCCGAAGCGCCCGAGACGCAGGGCCGTCCCATGCCGCGCGCAACCACGGCCGCGTGGCTCGTCATCCCACCGCGCGCGGTGAGAATGCCCGCCGCCGCATGCATGCCGTGAATGTCCTCGGGGCTCGTCTCGTTGCGGACGAGGATGACGCTCTTGCCTAGCGCCTTCAGCTTCTCGGCATCGTCCGGCGAGAACACGATTTCGCCCGAAGCCGCGCCCGGCGAGGCGGGCAGGCCGATGGTCAGGATATTGCGCTTCGCCTTGGGGTCGATTGTCGGATGCAGGAGTTGGTCGAGCTGCGCCGCCTCGATGCGGCTGATGGCGTCCTCGCGGCTGATGAGGCCCTCATTCGCCATGTCGACGGCGATCCTGAGCGCGGCCGGGGTGGTGCGCTTGCCGTTACGACATTGCAGCATCCAGAGCTTGCCTTCCTGGATGGTGAACTCGATGTCCTGCATGTCGCGGTAGTGATTTTCGAGCGTATGGCAGATCGCCACGAACTCCTTGAATGCCTCGGGCATCACGGTTTCGAGCGAAGGCTTGTCGCTGCCCGCCTCGACGCGCGCGACCTCTGTAATGTTCTGCGGCGTACGGATGCCCGCCACCACGTCCTCGCCCTGCGCGTTCACGAGGAATTCGCCGTAGAGCCGCCCGTCGCCCGTGGACGGGTTGCGCGTGAAGGCGACGCCGGTCGCGCTCGTGTCGCCGCGATTGCCGAACACCATGGCCTGCACGTTAACCGCCGTGCCCCAGCTTTCCGGGATGTGGTTCAACTCGCGGTATTTGATGGCGCGCGCGTTATTCCAGCTATCGAACACGGCCGAGATGGCGCCCCAGAGCTGTTCTTCGATGTTCTGCGGGAAGGGCTTGCCGAGCTTGCGCTGTACAACGGCCTTGTATTGCTCAATCAGCGTGCGCCAGTCGTCGGCAGTGATGTCGGTGTCGAGGTCGTAGCCATTCTGATGCTTGTAGTATTCGAGGATCTCCTCGAAGTTCTCGTGCTTCACGTCGAGCACGACGTTCGAATACATCTGGATGAAGCGGCGGTAGCTGTCATACGCGAAGCGGCGGTCGCCCGAGCGGATGGCGAGCCCTTCCACCGTCTCGTCGTTGAGGCCGAGATTGAGGATCGTGTCCATCATGCCGGGCATCGACGCGCGGCTGCCCGAGCGCACGGAAACGAGGAGCGGGTTCGTGGCGTCGCCGAGCATCGCGCCGACCGTCTGGCCGATATAGCGCACGGACTCCTCGACCTGATCCACGAGGCCCTCCGGCATCTTCTTGCCGTTGGCGTAATAGCCGTTGCAGACCTCGGTCGTGATCGTGAAGCCGGGCGGCACCGGCAAGCCAAGGTTCGACATCTCGGCGAGGTTGGCACCCTTGCCGCCAAGAAGCTCGCGCATCTCGGCCGAACCATCGGCCTTGCCAGCCCCGAAGCGGTAAACGAATTTTTGCGCGCCCGACATTTCATTGCTCCGATTTTCGCCGGCGGCTGCGCCTGAGCCGTCGCCAGATTGTCTTTCGCGTGACCCTGCCGCTGCTGTTTCCCCGCGGTTCCGTTGCACATTCATGATCGTGGCGAAACTTTCTGCAAGGCGCAGATTGGTTTCAAGGATTTTCACGGTCATGTCTAGGGCAAGCTGGAGGGGGTGAAAGCTGGCCATGGATCAGCTCACGTCGTCTACATGAACATATGGTGCGGCTCCCGTTCCCCGAATGCCATCTTGCTCGCGCGATCGGTGGCCCTGACGGGCGCAGGCGAGGGCGAGGCAAGGTTGTGCAGCTGGGACAGGACGCATACTCAAGCGTGGTAACATCCGGAGGCCGCTACCGCAAATGGTTAACCGTCATTTTTCGCGCGTAGCCGGAAATCGTGATCGCGTTTAGCCGCGTTCATGCCGACGGCGCGGCGTATCGCGAGCAATGGACGAGTGCATATCCCGCACCGGCCGCGAAATGGCGCGCGGCGGGTCGTCCTTCCCGTTTCGCCTGCGCTTCTCCACAAAAGGCCATCGTGGGTGGGCCCGCTTTGCGGTAACAACGAGACTATTGGCCCGCATTGGCTCTTGCTTGCGCGAATTGTTATAGAAACGGCCGCTGGCAAGAAGATTAAAATTATAATTATTCTAATTTCAACCTTTAATTATGCATTGACTTTTGGTTTCGTTACTATGTAGCTGTATTCATACGCACATATTTTTAACGCATGCATCGGACTATCGAGAGGAGAGCCCGCTCTTATGAGTTTCGGAAGTGGAACCTCCACTGCGGTGAGTTTGACATTTGATTGCCATCGCCGAAGGCTCCCATGTCAAATACCAACCGCACAGGATTCGACGAGTCGCTTGTGCCCCAGAGCATAGCCTCGCGGCAGTTCTTCCCAGCCTTTGACGTCAGCGCGAAACCGTCCGGAGATAATCATGTCCTACGATGACACGCTTTCCAATTTGCTTCACGCCATGCGCCACGGCGACAAGCTTGTGGAGCAGCTTCTGCATGGCGCCCACGGATCGCCGTTCGATCCCGTGTCGCAGGTTGGCCTTCTGGATCGCGCCACCGTTTCCGACCGGCGTTTCTGGACGGGAGCCGCCATCGGAGCCGCAGCCGTGCTGGTGGCGGCTGCCGTTCGCAACAAGAGAACGGTGACGATCATGGAGGATGATCCGAAGGCGCCGCTGTCTGACGGCGAGGGACGGCGGAGGTCGAACGGACGGTATTAAAGAGAATACCCAAGGAGAAAAATCATGTCGCATAAGCACCATCTTTCCGGCGAGGCTGCGGATGCGGCGCTTCGCTTCGGCGCTTTCGGCGCCCTCATAAGCGGCGGTATCGTTGCGGGCCAGTCCATTTCGGCGGCGCAGCAGGGTGACAAGTCGGTCCCGCAGGCGGTCACGGATACCCTCGCCGCAGCGACGAAAGCCGGTATCGCGGCGGCGGTCGGCGGCGCGGCAGCCGCGGCGGTCGGCGGCCACGGGTTTTCGCGCGTGGCGTCTTTCCTCGCAGGCGCCGCGGCGGCGGCCTGGGTCATGTCGCCTCCAAGGCGCCCGACGTCGATCTCCGACGCCGCGCAAAACAGGGACGCGCCTTCGCCGAAGAAGAGCGACGACATCATTCTCGCATCATCGACGCAGGGCGGTAATCCGAAGGCGGTCTGATCCGCCCGTCCCGTCGCCATCGCACAGGAAAATTCGGTCCCGGACGGCAAACCGACAGACTTACGGCAGGAGACATTCATGAGCGATCACAACAACGAAAACAAGACGTACAACGCGCAAGGTCCGAACCCGGCGCAGGCTCCGCAGGGGTGGTATCCGGGCTACCCGGCTCCGGGGTATGGCGCGCCTTATGGCCACCCCGGCTGGGGTCCGGCTCCGCAGGGTCAGCCGCAGGAACAGGCCGCCCAGCCGCAAGCGCCGGCCTGGTACGGTCCCGCTCCGGCCTACGGCCCTCATCCGTGGTACGGGCATCACCACCATCCGCATTTCGCGCCCTACGGGTACGGCTATGGCCCGCAAGCGGCACCCCAGCAGGAAGCCCCGGCGCAGCAGAAAACGAACGGCGGCTTTTTCTCCTCGGGCTTCGACATCCACAACGACGCGCTGGTGAAGGGCGTCGTGATCGGCGCGGGCCTGACCTACCTCCTGACCAACGAGACGGTGCAGAAGAACCTGATTGGCGCGGCGGTGAAGCTCTGGTCGACGCTTCAGGGCGGTGTGGAAGAGGTGAAAGAGCGGTTCCGCGACGCCGAAGCCGAGATCCACACGGGGGACAATCACCAGTAATCGCCATCGATAATAGCGCCTTGTGCGGAGGCGGGGAGGCCCCCCGCGCCGTGCTCGTCGGGGGAAACGACGCATGACGATTCGCATTGTGCACGAGACGCCGACGCGGTTGCGGTTCCGGCTCACCGACGCCGCGACGATGGGGCCGCGCGTGGCGGCGAGCGTCGAATCGCTGCCGGGCGTCACTTCGGTCCGCGTTAACGCGCCTGCGAAAACCCTCGTCGTGCATCACGATGGAGACCGGCGCACGCGCACCGGCATTCTCCGCGCAGTCAATCATCCCGCGCCGCCGGATGCCGTGCCGGTCGCAAGCGAGGACGAAGGCCCGGACCTTGGCCATGTGTTTGTCTCGGGCGGCATTCTCCTCGCGAGTTTCATCCTTCCGCCGCCGCTCCGCGCGCTCATCTCGGCGGCGAATGTGGCGCCTGTGCTCGTGCGCGGCGCGCGCAAGCTCGCCAATCGCGGCGTGACCGTCGAAGTGCTCGACGCCATCGCGATCACGCTGCCCGCGTTCAGGCGCGACTGGCGCACCGCGAACTTCACGCGCTTCCTGCTCGACCTCGGCGGGCATATCGAGGCCAGCACGTCGGCTCGGTCGGACACGCTGCTCCGCAATCTCCTGAAGGCGCGCCCGGAAGCCGTCATGATTGAAACCGACGATGGCGCGCTCCGCAGCATCCCCTACGACGAGGTGACCGAAGGCGCGCGCGTCGTCGTCAATACGGGCGACCGCATCCCGGTGGATGGCGTCGTGCTCTCGGGCAATGCGTGGGTGAACCAGTCGGCCGTAACGGGCGAGAGCATGCCGATTCCGCGCGAGGAGGGCGATGAAGTGCTGTCCGGCTCCGTCGTCACCGAAGGTCGCCTCGTCATCGTAGCCGAGCGCGTCGGCGACACCACCACCACGGCGCGCATCTCCCGCTATATCCTCGACGGGCTAACCGATCCATCGGGCATCCAGAGCGAAAGCCATCGCCTCGCCGACCGCCGCGTGTTCATCACGCTCGCTTCGGGCGCAAGCGTCTTCGCCGCGACGCGCGACTGGCGGCGGCTCGAATCGGTGTTTCTCGTCGACTATTCCTGCGCGGTGAAATTCGGCACGCCCATCGCGGTCAAATCGGCCATGTACCGCGCGGCGAAAGAGGGGTGCCTCATCAAGAGCGGCCGGTCGCTCGAAACCGTGGGCTCGGTCGATACGGTCGTGTTCGACAAGACGGGCACGCTCACTCACAATACGCTGGAAGTGACGGACATTCACCGTCCAACCGACTCGGATCTCGATGACGCGGCGCTTCTCGCGCTCGTCGCGTCGCTCGCCGAGCACACGAGCCATCCCGTCGCCGCGGCCGTGGTGGATGTCGCGCGCCGCCGCCATCTTGCGCATATCAGCCACGAAGAGGTTGATTTCCTCGTCGGCCACGGCATCGGCTCGCACGTCAAGGGCCAGACGATCCGTATCGGCTCGCGCCACTATCTCGAAGAGCATGAAGGCGTCTCTTTCGCGAGCGCGGAAGCGATCATCGAGCGGCTGGCGGGGGCGGGCAAATCCATGCTGTTCGTCGCGGCGGAAGGCCGCCTCATCGGCGTCATCGGCCTTCGCGACCGGCTTCGCGAGGAGGCGCTGCCCGTGCTGCGCCAACTCCGCGAGAACGGCGTGAAGTCGATCATCATGATCACCGGCGACCACGAGGCGAAGGCGAAGCAGATCGGCCAGATCCTCGAACTCGACCGCGTCTATCACGACCAGAAGCCCGAAGATAAGGCGAGCATCATCGAGGCGCTGAAGGCGGAAGGCCGCGTCGTGGCTTTTGTCGGCGACGGTGTCAACGACGGCCCGGCGCTGATGGCCGCCCATGTCGGCATCGCCATGCCACGCGCCGCAGACATCGCCCGCGCGACCGCCGACATTCTGCTGCTAGACGACCGGCTCGACGGTTTGGCCAAGCTGCGCGGCCTCTCCGGCGAAACGCTGAAGCTCATCCGCTCGAATTTCCGCGCGTCGGTCGGCATAAACTCCGCGATCATGGCGCTCGCGGTACTCGGCAAGCTGTCGCCCATCGCGACGGCCTTCCTGCACAACGGCACCACCATCGGCATTCTTTTGCGCGCGCTCGCTTCGAACAAGGGGCGGGAAAAGCCAGCCAACGCTCGCCTTGCGCCGCTGCGGAAGCTGCCTGCGCCCTCACGTCATTCCACGATGAACTGAACGGGCGAGAGGAACCGGCGCGCCTGCATCACCTCGTGACTGAGCGCGGGCCCCGCCTTCAAGCGTTTAACCGATCGGACTGCAATGCAATCCGATCGGAACGATCTTCAAACGGATGCTACCGTCGATGTCGGGTCGGACGGCTACGAGCCGCGGTGCCAGATATCGGCGCTTTTCACGTCGACCGGCTTCGGCAACAATTGCTCCTTGAAGAAGGTGTCGGCG of Rhodomicrobium vannielii ATCC 17100 contains these proteins:
- a CDS encoding heavy metal translocating P-type ATPase, giving the protein MTIRIVHETPTRLRFRLTDAATMGPRVAASVESLPGVTSVRVNAPAKTLVVHHDGDRRTRTGILRAVNHPAPPDAVPVASEDEGPDLGHVFVSGGILLASFILPPPLRALISAANVAPVLVRGARKLANRGVTVEVLDAIAITLPAFRRDWRTANFTRFLLDLGGHIEASTSARSDTLLRNLLKARPEAVMIETDDGALRSIPYDEVTEGARVVVNTGDRIPVDGVVLSGNAWVNQSAVTGESMPIPREEGDEVLSGSVVTEGRLVIVAERVGDTTTTARISRYILDGLTDPSGIQSESHRLADRRVFITLASGASVFAATRDWRRLESVFLVDYSCAVKFGTPIAVKSAMYRAAKEGCLIKSGRSLETVGSVDTVVFDKTGTLTHNTLEVTDIHRPTDSDLDDAALLALVASLAEHTSHPVAAAVVDVARRRHLAHISHEEVDFLVGHGIGSHVKGQTIRIGSRHYLEEHEGVSFASAEAIIERLAGAGKSMLFVAAEGRLIGVIGLRDRLREEALPVLRQLRENGVKSIIMITGDHEAKAKQIGQILELDRVYHDQKPEDKASIIEALKAEGRVVAFVGDGVNDGPALMAAHVGIAMPRAADIARATADILLLDDRLDGLAKLRGLSGETLKLIRSNFRASVGINSAIMALAVLGKLSPIATAFLHNGTTIGILLRALASNKGREKPANARLAPLRKLPAPSRHSTMN
- the ppdK gene encoding pyruvate, phosphate dikinase; amino-acid sequence: MSGAQKFVYRFGAGKADGSAEMRELLGGKGANLAEMSNLGLPVPPGFTITTEVCNGYYANGKKMPEGLVDQVEESVRYIGQTVGAMLGDATNPLLVSVRSGSRASMPGMMDTILNLGLNDETVEGLAIRSGDRRFAYDSYRRFIQMYSNVVLDVKHENFEEILEYYKHQNGYDLDTDITADDWRTLIEQYKAVVQRKLGKPFPQNIEEQLWGAISAVFDSWNNARAIKYRELNHIPESWGTAVNVQAMVFGNRGDTSATGVAFTRNPSTGDGRLYGEFLVNAQGEDVVAGIRTPQNITEVARVEAGSDKPSLETVMPEAFKEFVAICHTLENHYRDMQDIEFTIQEGKLWMLQCRNGKRTTPAALRIAVDMANEGLISREDAISRIEAAQLDQLLHPTIDPKAKRNILTIGLPASPGAASGEIVFSPDDAEKLKALGKSVILVRNETSPEDIHGMHAAAGILTARGGMTSHAAVVARGMGRPCVSGASALRINAELKTVTASGVTLKEGDIITIDGSTGQVIQGEVAMRQPELTGDFAKLMEWADVVRRMKVRTNADTPRDAEQARKFGAEGIGLCRTEHMFFDTDRIMAMREMIVATDTEGRRTALAKILPMQRQDFIELFEIMQGLPVTIRLLDPPLHEFLPHGHTEIVELAQSLDIDPATLRARVNQLTEQNPMLGHRGCRLAITYPEIAEMQAAAIFEAAVEAGKRTGKPVVPEIMVPLIATKKELDIIKDIIVRVANDVQLATATKIDYQVGTMIELPRAALRAGEIAETAEFFSFGTNDLTQTTYGISRDDSGAFLGDYLKAGIYSADPFVSIDTVGVGELVKLASERGRATRDKLKLGICGEHGGDPASIAFCETIGLDYVSCSPFRVPVARLAAAQAAIASKKASNRKLEDR